One genomic region from Sphingobacterium sp. UGAL515B_05 encodes:
- a CDS encoding LTA synthase family protein codes for MDIYTIIVLVLFFVTSFINVNIYREWGDKISKRAIDAFFASPSGAVASAESTPVFLPIVGMLIGIFCGYFLYRWMFKKVSFFNIKSPVGNFFKLAIGVFVLFTFIRGGYGRATLNPSKAYYSEETFYNHAAVNTQWSFLRDFFAESTKLKNPYNYYADQKEIRDKLRPAFQSQPDSAVEVLSTTRPNVVIIMLESFVGDLIQSLGGEKGITPHMEELIKDGILFDHIYSAADRSDKGMVAVLSGFPAQGPESIIKYIDKHENMPAIGQEFDHAGYETSFYHGGQSEFYNFKSYMLTHGMSRVVDNANFELDAERASWGVYDHVVFNQMIKDFRKEKQPFFSTIFTLINHEPFELKHGYKFGNATNADKFRSTANYTDSAVFDFINKAKKEAWYKNTLFVIVADHGHRLPSEKWELFHPNRFHIPLIFFGDVIKPEYRGKIFNRIGNQTDLAATLLTQLKLPTDRYHWSRDLFNPTTPQIAFYNSKDAFGVITPQQAVSFDNVGRIINYRSNKEYPAGKTDSLLNIGKAYYQDVYREFLKY; via the coding sequence TTGGATATTTATACCATTATCGTCCTGGTATTGTTCTTTGTGACAAGTTTTATCAATGTCAATATCTATCGGGAATGGGGCGACAAGATTTCTAAACGTGCCATCGATGCATTTTTCGCCTCACCTTCAGGGGCCGTAGCTTCGGCAGAGTCCACACCGGTATTCCTCCCAATCGTCGGTATGTTGATCGGTATATTCTGTGGATATTTTCTATACCGCTGGATGTTTAAAAAAGTCTCTTTTTTCAATATCAAATCTCCTGTAGGTAACTTTTTCAAACTCGCAATCGGAGTTTTTGTGCTCTTTACGTTTATTCGCGGTGGTTATGGGAGAGCAACATTAAACCCTAGTAAGGCCTATTATTCCGAGGAAACATTTTATAATCATGCAGCAGTTAATACCCAATGGTCTTTTTTACGGGATTTCTTTGCCGAAAGTACCAAACTGAAAAACCCTTATAATTATTATGCGGATCAGAAAGAGATTCGGGACAAGTTGCGCCCCGCCTTTCAAAGCCAACCTGACTCTGCCGTAGAGGTATTGTCAACGACTCGTCCGAACGTCGTTATTATTATGTTGGAAAGTTTTGTCGGTGATCTTATTCAGTCTCTTGGCGGGGAAAAGGGAATTACGCCACACATGGAAGAGTTGATTAAAGACGGTATTTTGTTTGACCATATTTATTCTGCTGCTGATCGGTCCGACAAAGGCATGGTAGCGGTGTTGAGCGGCTTTCCGGCGCAAGGACCCGAGAGTATTATCAAGTATATCGACAAACATGAAAATATGCCTGCCATTGGGCAAGAGTTCGATCATGCCGGCTATGAAACATCATTTTATCATGGCGGTCAGAGTGAGTTTTACAATTTTAAATCGTATATGCTGACGCATGGGATGTCTAGGGTGGTGGATAACGCCAATTTTGAATTGGATGCCGAGCGTGCTTCTTGGGGTGTATATGACCATGTGGTCTTTAATCAAATGATCAAAGACTTCAGAAAAGAGAAACAGCCTTTCTTTTCGACGATCTTTACCTTAATTAATCACGAACCATTTGAGTTAAAACACGGCTATAAATTTGGCAACGCTACCAATGCGGATAAATTCCGAAGTACAGCAAATTATACGGATTCAGCTGTTTTTGATTTTATCAATAAAGCTAAAAAGGAAGCTTGGTATAAGAACACTCTTTTTGTTATCGTGGCCGACCATGGACATCGACTTCCATCTGAAAAATGGGAGCTATTTCACCCCAATCGCTTTCATATTCCGCTGATCTTTTTCGGTGATGTTATAAAACCTGAATATCGTGGGAAAATATTTAATAGAATCGGCAATCAAACGGATTTGGCGGCAACTTTATTGACACAATTGAAGCTCCCAACAGATCGTTATCATTGGAGCCGGGATCTTTTTAATCCGACGACGCCTCAAATTGCATTTTACAATTCGAAGGATGCCTTTGGTGTGATTACCCCACAACAGGCGGTTTCTTTCGATAATGTAGGCAGAATTATCAATTACAGATCCAACAAGGAATATCCTGCTGGCAAAACAGACAGCTTATTGAATATTGGCAAAGCGTATTATCAAGACGTATACCGTGAATTTTTAAAATATTAG
- a CDS encoding LTA synthase family protein: protein MKLKGVFAPYFAVAIRFIFLLVIYALLRLGFYGVNASLFPHVDAGKLLVMFAGGVRFDIVALLYLNILYIVMQTIPGPFKSNKIYQKVAKWIFVVTNSIGIALNLIDFAYYPFTLKRTTGTVIDQFSNESNLMKLAFDFCLDYWYLIIVLVLVVYGLIKSYKLVQIERITKYSWKSFLIQLPLFLLTAFLFIGGVRGGWAHSTRPITLSNAGDYVETPEEMNIVLNTPFSILKTLKAVNLKPVHYYSEQELEQLYNPIHVPQSDQPFAKKNVVVLILESFAKEHFGELNKDIQGGKYKGYTPFMDSLIRNAYTFTDTYANGRKSIDALPSVITGIPSIGEPFVLSIYSGNETTSLAKLLGKKGYETAFFHGAPNGSMGFSAYMKLAGIQHYFGKNEYNNDADFDGIWGIWDEPFLQFVANKINTFHQPFFASFFSLSSHHPFKVPEKYQGKFPKGPLPVQEPIGYTDNALREFFATASKMPWYKNTIFVICADHATVSYLPEYQTAAGGFQIPIIFYAPGDNLVGKADKLVQQIDIMPTILNYLHYDEPYFAFGSDAFKPGKDNFVLNNNAGTYNLYYKDYMMSYDGLKVTSFYDLKKDRLMKQDLLKQHPAVLDTMESKMKAFIQQYNNRMIENKLTYKK, encoded by the coding sequence ATGAAATTAAAAGGAGTATTTGCACCTTATTTTGCTGTCGCAATTCGTTTTATCTTTCTTCTAGTCATCTATGCGTTATTGCGATTGGGGTTTTATGGCGTCAATGCTTCCTTATTTCCTCATGTCGATGCAGGTAAGCTCCTGGTGATGTTTGCGGGTGGCGTACGATTCGACATCGTGGCACTCCTGTATCTAAATATCCTGTATATTGTTATGCAGACTATACCAGGTCCATTTAAATCGAATAAAATCTATCAAAAAGTTGCAAAATGGATCTTTGTCGTGACCAATTCAATTGGTATAGCGTTAAATCTGATTGATTTTGCCTACTATCCATTTACCCTCAAAAGAACGACAGGAACAGTAATCGACCAATTTTCCAATGAATCCAACCTGATGAAGCTGGCTTTTGATTTCTGTTTGGATTATTGGTATCTCATTATCGTGTTGGTACTGGTTGTTTATGGTTTGATTAAATCGTATAAACTTGTTCAAATTGAAAGGATTACGAAATATAGCTGGAAGTCATTTTTGATCCAATTGCCTTTGTTTTTATTGACTGCTTTTCTTTTTATTGGTGGTGTGCGTGGCGGTTGGGCACACAGTACCCGTCCAATTACATTAAGTAACGCGGGTGATTATGTAGAGACGCCAGAAGAAATGAATATCGTACTGAATACGCCATTTAGTATATTGAAAACATTGAAGGCTGTTAATCTTAAACCTGTCCATTATTATTCCGAACAAGAGCTTGAACAGTTATACAATCCTATTCATGTACCGCAATCAGACCAACCTTTTGCAAAGAAAAATGTCGTCGTTCTGATTTTGGAGAGTTTTGCAAAGGAGCATTTTGGTGAATTGAATAAAGATATTCAAGGTGGTAAATACAAAGGTTATACGCCTTTTATGGATTCATTGATCCGCAATGCTTACACCTTTACCGATACCTATGCCAATGGTCGTAAATCAATTGATGCCCTACCATCAGTCATTACGGGCATTCCTTCCATAGGAGAGCCTTTTGTACTTTCGATATATTCTGGAAATGAAACCACAAGCTTAGCGAAGCTTTTAGGGAAAAAGGGATATGAGACTGCTTTTTTTCACGGAGCACCCAATGGCAGTATGGGCTTCTCCGCTTATATGAAACTGGCGGGTATTCAGCATTATTTTGGTAAAAATGAATATAACAATGATGCTGACTTTGATGGTATATGGGGAATCTGGGATGAACCGTTTTTGCAATTTGTAGCGAATAAGATCAACACTTTCCATCAGCCATTTTTCGCTAGTTTCTTCTCTTTATCTTCGCATCACCCATTTAAGGTACCTGAAAAGTATCAGGGGAAATTTCCTAAAGGACCTTTGCCCGTACAGGAACCCATTGGATATACCGATAATGCGCTGCGTGAATTTTTTGCAACAGCTTCCAAAATGCCCTGGTACAAAAATACCATATTCGTTATCTGTGCAGACCATGCTACTGTAAGCTACCTGCCGGAATATCAAACGGCAGCAGGGGGCTTCCAAATTCCAATAATATTTTATGCACCTGGGGATAATCTAGTTGGCAAAGCGGATAAACTGGTACAGCAAATAGATATTATGCCTACGATTTTAAATTATCTGCACTACGATGAACCTTATTTTGCCTTTGGTTCGGATGCCTTTAAACCCGGTAAGGATAATTTTGTGCTCAATAACAATGCGGGGACTTATAACCTTTATTATAAAGATTATATGATGTCTTATGATGGACTGAAAGTGACATCATTCTATGATCTTAAAAAAGATCGTTTGATGAAACAGGATCTGTTGAAACAACATCCCGCAGTATTGGATACCATGGAAAGCAAGATGAAAGCTTTTATTCAACAATATAACAACCGTATGATCGAAAACAAGCTGACCTATAAAAAATAG
- the odhB gene encoding 2-oxoglutarate dehydrogenase complex dihydrolipoyllysine-residue succinyltransferase gives MSLEIKVPTVGESITEVTLSQWLKQDGDYVEMDENIAELESDKATFELPAEKAGILRIIAQEGDTLEIGAVVCTIEEGAAPAGGSAPAAAPAAEASNAAPVAAAAAKDEDPDSYAAGTASPAAAKILREKGIDPSTIKGTGKEGRITKEDAEKAQPVAKAAAPAAKPAAAPAATVAPVAGSRNERREKLSSLRKTIAKRLVAVKNETAMLTTFNEVNMQPIMDLRAKYKDTFKEKFGIGLGFMSFFTKAVTTALAEWPAVNARIEDNEIVYSDFADVSIAVSAPKGLVVPVIRNADAMSLEQIEKAIATLAGKARDNKLTIDEMTGGTFTITNGGVFGSMMSTPIINAPQSAILGMHNIIQRPIAENGQVVIRPMMYIALSYDHRIIDGRESVSFLVRVKQLLEDPARLLLGV, from the coding sequence ATGAGCTTAGAAATTAAAGTACCAACCGTAGGTGAATCAATCACGGAGGTAACCTTATCACAATGGTTGAAACAAGATGGCGATTATGTGGAGATGGATGAAAACATCGCCGAACTGGAATCAGACAAAGCAACGTTTGAATTACCAGCTGAAAAAGCGGGTATCTTAAGAATCATTGCACAAGAAGGTGATACTTTAGAAATCGGTGCTGTTGTTTGTACAATTGAAGAAGGTGCTGCTCCTGCCGGTGGTTCAGCTCCAGCTGCTGCCCCTGCTGCAGAAGCGTCAAATGCAGCTCCAGTAGCGGCTGCCGCTGCAAAAGATGAAGATCCAGATAGCTACGCTGCTGGTACTGCTTCTCCTGCTGCTGCAAAAATCTTAAGAGAAAAAGGAATTGATCCTTCTACAATAAAAGGAACAGGTAAAGAAGGTCGCATCACAAAAGAAGATGCAGAAAAAGCTCAACCTGTTGCTAAAGCCGCTGCTCCAGCAGCTAAACCTGCTGCCGCTCCAGCTGCAACAGTTGCTCCGGTAGCGGGCTCTAGAAACGAACGTCGTGAGAAATTATCTTCATTACGTAAAACAATCGCAAAACGCTTAGTTGCCGTTAAAAACGAAACGGCTATGTTGACAACATTCAATGAAGTCAATATGCAGCCGATCATGGATCTTCGTGCTAAATATAAAGATACCTTTAAAGAGAAATTTGGAATCGGCCTTGGCTTCATGTCATTCTTTACAAAAGCTGTAACAACGGCATTAGCTGAATGGCCTGCGGTAAATGCACGTATCGAAGATAATGAGATTGTATATTCTGATTTTGCAGACGTTTCAATCGCAGTTTCTGCACCCAAAGGTTTGGTTGTTCCGGTTATCCGTAATGCTGATGCCATGTCATTGGAGCAAATTGAAAAAGCAATTGCTACATTGGCAGGTAAAGCCCGTGACAACAAATTAACGATTGACGAGATGACTGGTGGTACATTTACAATTACCAACGGTGGTGTATTCGGATCAATGATGTCTACACCGATCATCAATGCGCCACAATCCGCAATCTTGGGTATGCACAACATCATCCAACGTCCTATTGCTGAAAATGGACAAGTGGTGATTCGTCCAATGATGTACATTGCGCTTTCTTATGATCACCGTATCATCGATGGTCGTGAGTCAGTAAGCTTCTTGGTTCGTGTAAAACAATTATTAGAAGATCCAGCTCGTTTATTGTTGGGTGTATAA
- a CDS encoding 2-oxoglutarate dehydrogenase E1 component → MDNLTYLSNADSAYVDGLYQSYKQDPQSVDFGWQKFFEGFDFGQNAGGTTSSVGEATPEHVLKEINVLNMINGYRDRGHLFTHTNPVRERRKYYPGKELETFGLAEADMNTVFNAGVEVGLGPATLKDIRQLVEDTYCRSIGAEFKYIRNPEKIKWLQDRMEADRNMPKFSLDTKKRILNKLNHAVVFENFLGTKFLGQKRFSLEGAESLIPALDSVIEKGAEIGIQEFVIGMAHRGRLNVLTNIMGKSYKSVFSEFEGKTYADDPEVNFGGDVKYHLGFSSEVKTNDGKSVHLSLAPNPSHLETVDPIVEGMVRSKIDFKYEGDSSKIAPIIIHGDAAIAGQGVVYEVTQMSKLDGYKTGGTVHIVINNQIGFTTNYKDARSGTYCTDVAKITSSPVFHVNGDDAEAVVYAINLAVEYRQKYKTDVFIDLLCYRRFGHNEADEPKFTQPLLYKIIEKHPNPKEVYAKKLITEGSIDEAYSKNIEKEFKAELQTKFEEAKTVEVLTEEIPMFKGAWEGLRPAKKGEVLTTSDKTKVAKDLFLKLAKEITTLPSDKKFFRKITRLFEDRAKMITADSYDWAMGELMAYATLLDQGNRVRISGQDVQRGTFSHRHAVLTLEDSEEKYVPLANIKGGDKFSIYNSLLSEYAVLGFEYGYASSNPNSLTIWEAQFGDFYNGAQIIVDQYLSSAETKWKRSNGLVMMLPHGMEGQGPEHSSARIERFLELCADENMILANCTTPANYFHLLRRQLVREFRKPLVVFTPKSLLRHPKVVSPLKDFTEAAFQEVIDDANVAAKDVKRVLFCSGKVYYDLLEKQETDKRKDVAIVRLEQLFPIPTEQLKAIRKKYNKAKEFVWVQEENENMGAWSYYCRKLMGTEIAFTGFVARKESGSTATGYMKQHVAQQAEILNKSFE, encoded by the coding sequence ATGGACAATCTGACATATTTGAGTAATGCTGATTCGGCTTATGTCGATGGCTTATATCAATCGTACAAGCAAGATCCCCAATCGGTAGATTTCGGATGGCAAAAATTCTTTGAAGGTTTTGATTTCGGTCAAAATGCTGGTGGAACAACAAGTTCAGTAGGCGAAGCTACTCCTGAGCACGTATTGAAAGAAATCAATGTGCTGAACATGATCAATGGTTACCGCGACCGTGGCCACCTATTCACACACACGAACCCTGTTCGTGAGCGACGTAAATACTATCCTGGTAAGGAATTGGAAACGTTTGGTCTTGCCGAAGCAGACATGAATACCGTTTTTAATGCAGGTGTTGAAGTCGGTTTAGGTCCAGCAACATTAAAAGACATCCGTCAATTGGTGGAGGATACTTACTGCCGTTCTATTGGTGCAGAATTCAAATATATCCGTAACCCAGAGAAAATTAAATGGTTACAGGACCGTATGGAAGCGGACCGTAACATGCCAAAATTCTCTTTGGACACAAAAAAGAGAATTTTAAACAAATTAAACCACGCCGTTGTATTCGAGAACTTTTTGGGCACTAAGTTTCTAGGTCAAAAACGTTTCTCATTGGAAGGTGCGGAAAGTTTAATCCCAGCATTAGATTCTGTCATTGAAAAAGGTGCAGAAATCGGTATCCAGGAATTTGTTATCGGTATGGCTCACCGTGGCCGTCTGAATGTATTGACGAATATCATGGGTAAATCTTACAAATCAGTATTCTCTGAATTTGAAGGTAAGACTTACGCTGATGATCCTGAAGTAAACTTTGGTGGTGACGTAAAATACCATTTAGGATTCTCTTCTGAGGTTAAAACAAACGATGGTAAATCTGTCCACTTAAGTTTGGCACCGAACCCTTCGCATCTGGAAACAGTAGATCCAATCGTTGAAGGTATGGTCCGTTCTAAGATTGATTTCAAATACGAAGGTGACTCTTCTAAAATTGCACCGATCATCATTCATGGTGATGCAGCCATTGCTGGACAGGGTGTAGTCTACGAAGTAACCCAAATGTCCAAACTCGATGGTTACAAAACTGGCGGTACGGTACATATTGTCATCAACAACCAGATCGGATTTACAACAAACTATAAAGACGCCCGTTCAGGAACATACTGTACAGACGTAGCAAAAATCACTTCTTCACCAGTGTTCCATGTGAACGGTGATGATGCTGAAGCGGTAGTTTATGCGATTAATTTAGCTGTTGAATACCGTCAAAAATATAAAACAGACGTATTTATCGATCTGTTATGTTATAGAAGATTTGGACACAATGAGGCTGATGAACCAAAATTCACGCAACCATTGTTGTATAAAATCATCGAAAAACATCCGAACCCGAAAGAAGTTTACGCTAAAAAATTAATTACTGAAGGAAGTATTGACGAGGCGTATTCTAAAAATATCGAGAAAGAATTTAAAGCTGAATTGCAAACTAAATTTGAGGAAGCTAAAACAGTTGAAGTATTGACTGAAGAGATCCCGATGTTTAAAGGTGCATGGGAAGGATTACGTCCTGCTAAAAAAGGTGAAGTATTAACAACTTCGGATAAAACGAAAGTTGCAAAGGATCTATTCTTAAAATTAGCGAAAGAAATCACAACCTTACCTTCGGACAAAAAATTCTTCCGTAAGATTACACGTTTATTTGAAGATCGTGCCAAAATGATCACTGCTGATTCATACGATTGGGCAATGGGTGAATTGATGGCTTACGCGACATTATTGGATCAAGGTAACCGTGTTCGTATCTCGGGTCAGGATGTACAACGTGGTACATTCTCACACCGTCATGCGGTATTGACGCTTGAAGATTCGGAAGAGAAATATGTTCCTTTAGCCAATATTAAAGGTGGCGATAAATTCTCTATCTACAATTCGTTACTTTCAGAATATGCTGTTTTGGGATTTGAATATGGTTATGCATCTTCTAATCCAAATTCGTTGACAATCTGGGAAGCTCAATTCGGAGATTTCTATAACGGTGCTCAAATCATCGTCGATCAATATTTATCGAGTGCAGAGACAAAATGGAAACGTTCTAACGGTTTAGTTATGATGCTTCCTCATGGTATGGAAGGTCAAGGTCCTGAGCACTCTTCAGCACGTATCGAAAGATTCTTAGAGTTATGTGCAGATGAGAATATGATCTTAGCAAACTGTACTACTCCGGCTAACTATTTCCACTTGTTGCGTCGTCAACTGGTACGTGAGTTCCGTAAACCATTGGTTGTATTTACGCCAAAATCATTGTTGCGCCACCCTAAAGTGGTATCACCGTTGAAAGATTTTACAGAAGCTGCTTTCCAAGAGGTAATTGATGATGCAAATGTTGCGGCGAAAGACGTTAAACGCGTGTTATTCTGTTCGGGTAAAGTTTACTACGACTTATTAGAAAAACAAGAAACGGACAAACGCAAAGATGTCGCTATCGTGAGATTGGAACAATTATTCCCAATTCCTACAGAGCAATTGAAAGCAATCCGTAAAAAATACAACAAGGCAAAAGAATTTGTTTGGGTTCAGGAAGAAAATGAGAACATGGGCGCATGGTCTTACTACTGCCGTAAACTCATGGGTACTGAGATTGCATTTACAGGTTTTGTTGCCCGTAAAGAAAGTGGAAGTACAGCAACAGGTTATATGAAACAACACGTTGCACAACAAGCAGAGATCTTAAATAAATCATTCGAATAA
- a CDS encoding deoxyribodipyrimidine photo-lyase has translation MDKRATMIWFRNDLRLHDNEVFYQASEKSSFIIPVYCFDPRYFDRNQFGTLNTGVLRAAFVIEAVTALKEKLKSHGSDLLTYIGKPEDIIPRIAQKYQVNEVYHHREVALRETSISEKVESELWSSKINLRHFIGHTLYHKEDLPFPIKDIPNGFSMFKKKVERESLVRQPIPFPTNFLTPPHLEDTKIPSLKDLGYSEEEIKSVDDIYILGGEDTALSIMHSLLSTFPETEQDPIILGPFIAAGALSPILLYNNIKKLGEGKKDKRFEKIIDILLWRDYFRFMLKKYPNIFFKTQGTKSTGIIDIPALNVNAERFEKWKSGQTDHDFINSTMIQLKKTGYIPYQAGLIAASYLVHEYQVNWLLGASWYEEHLLDYSPATVYGQWSHIAGVGTSEKDNKALDWQKLIKTHFPNGLPKLDEILVK, from the coding sequence ATGGACAAAAGGGCTACAATGATCTGGTTTCGAAATGATTTAAGACTTCATGACAATGAAGTATTCTATCAAGCTTCTGAAAAAAGTTCATTTATTATCCCGGTGTACTGCTTTGACCCTCGATATTTTGACCGCAATCAGTTTGGCACCTTAAATACAGGAGTTTTACGAGCAGCCTTTGTCATTGAAGCCGTAACTGCTTTAAAAGAAAAATTAAAGAGTCATGGTAGCGACTTACTAACGTACATCGGCAAACCTGAAGATATTATTCCTAGAATAGCACAAAAATACCAGGTCAACGAAGTTTATCACCACCGCGAAGTAGCTCTTCGGGAGACTTCTATTTCCGAAAAAGTAGAAAGTGAGCTTTGGAGCAGCAAGATCAATCTGCGTCATTTCATAGGCCACACCCTTTACCACAAGGAAGACCTTCCTTTCCCTATTAAAGATATACCCAATGGTTTTTCTATGTTCAAGAAAAAAGTTGAGCGGGAAAGTCTAGTTCGGCAACCGATCCCATTCCCGACCAATTTCCTCACCCCTCCTCATCTCGAGGACACCAAAATCCCATCATTAAAAGATTTAGGCTATTCAGAGGAGGAAATCAAATCTGTAGATGACATCTATATTCTCGGTGGCGAAGACACAGCGCTTAGTATTATGCATTCGCTTTTATCCACTTTTCCAGAAACGGAGCAGGATCCGATTATATTAGGGCCATTTATTGCCGCTGGAGCTTTGTCTCCAATACTTCTCTACAACAATATCAAAAAATTAGGAGAAGGAAAAAAAGACAAACGATTTGAGAAAATAATAGATATTCTACTTTGGCGGGATTATTTCCGATTTATGCTTAAAAAATATCCTAATATATTTTTTAAAACACAGGGTACCAAAAGCACGGGTATAATTGATATACCAGCATTAAATGTAAATGCCGAGCGTTTTGAGAAGTGGAAATCAGGTCAGACAGATCACGATTTTATCAATAGTACCATGATACAGTTAAAAAAAACGGGGTATATTCCTTACCAGGCTGGATTGATCGCAGCCAGCTATTTGGTACATGAGTATCAGGTAAACTGGCTTCTTGGAGCTTCCTGGTACGAAGAGCACCTATTGGACTATTCTCCCGCAACTGTTTATGGCCAATGGTCTCATATTGCTGGGGTTGGAACAAGTGAAAAAGACAATAAGGCACTAGACTGGCAAAAATTGATCAAAACCCACTTCCCAAATGGACTTCCTAAACTGGATGAAATATTGGTTAAATAA
- a CDS encoding UbiD family decarboxylase yields the protein MGYNSLEACVADLEKHGHLIRIKEEVDPYLEMAAIHMRVFDVEGPALYFENIKGSEFPAVSNLFGTLDRSKFMFRDSLDHLKKLVDVKMNPAAVLRNPFQYIGSSMTALGALPWKKKSGAPILYGKTSISKLPQIVNWPMDGGAFVTMPQVYTEDVAKPGIMQANLGMYRIQLSGNDYLPDQEIGLHYQLHRGIGIHQTKANALGKPLKVSIFVGGPPAHPLSAVMPLPEGLSEMIFAGALGNRRFRYFYDDEGFCISADADFVITGTVYPNENKPEGPFGDHIGYYSLTHPFPLMKVHNVYHKKNPIWSFTVVGRPPQEDTSFGALIHEITGAAIPKEISGLHAVNAVDAAGVHPLLFAIGSERYTPYQRVDRPQEILTIANQILGKNQLSLAKYLFISAHEDNPQLDIYDIPAFLGHILERIDLSRDVHFQTNTTIDTLDYSGDGLNAGSKVVFAAAGTKKRTLGRELPANFELPRPFNQAKFVIPGVIAIDGQAFSTYESESKIMAEWCRAAAASSWEGFPLIVLCDDANFTAATVNNFVWTTFTRSNPAYDIYGINSFTAFKHWGCEGPLIIDARTKPHHAPALIKDEAVERRVDQLAAKGGSLHGVI from the coding sequence ATGGGATACAATAGTTTAGAAGCATGTGTTGCGGATCTTGAAAAACATGGTCATTTAATCCGGATCAAAGAAGAGGTCGATCCGTATCTGGAAATGGCTGCAATTCATATGCGGGTATTTGATGTTGAAGGACCAGCATTGTATTTTGAAAATATCAAAGGTTCGGAGTTTCCCGCTGTATCTAATTTATTTGGAACGCTGGATCGTTCGAAGTTTATGTTTCGGGATTCGTTGGATCACCTGAAGAAATTGGTGGATGTTAAGATGAATCCTGCCGCGGTGCTGAGAAATCCCTTTCAATATATTGGTTCATCGATGACGGCTCTTGGAGCTTTACCCTGGAAAAAAAAGTCGGGGGCTCCCATACTTTACGGAAAAACATCAATTAGTAAACTTCCGCAGATTGTCAACTGGCCAATGGACGGTGGCGCTTTTGTGACGATGCCGCAGGTATATACCGAAGATGTAGCCAAACCTGGTATTATGCAGGCTAATTTGGGGATGTATCGCATTCAGCTTTCCGGGAACGATTATCTGCCCGATCAGGAGATTGGTTTACATTATCAATTGCATCGTGGTATTGGGATTCATCAAACTAAGGCAAATGCACTCGGTAAACCTCTAAAGGTGAGTATTTTTGTCGGCGGGCCTCCAGCCCATCCCTTGTCTGCAGTAATGCCGCTACCGGAAGGACTCTCTGAGATGATCTTTGCCGGGGCATTGGGAAATAGAAGATTCCGCTATTTTTATGATGATGAAGGCTTTTGCATCTCTGCGGATGCGGACTTTGTTATTACAGGTACCGTTTATCCCAACGAAAATAAACCAGAAGGTCCTTTTGGTGACCATATCGGCTATTATAGCTTAACGCATCCGTTTCCGTTGATGAAGGTGCATAATGTGTACCACAAGAAAAATCCAATTTGGTCTTTTACAGTTGTGGGCCGACCACCGCAGGAAGATACGAGCTTTGGTGCTTTAATCCACGAAATTACGGGTGCGGCTATTCCAAAGGAGATTTCAGGTCTCCATGCAGTTAATGCTGTTGATGCAGCTGGCGTACATCCCTTGCTTTTTGCAATAGGATCTGAGCGGTATACGCCTTATCAGCGTGTCGATCGACCGCAGGAAATTTTAACAATAGCCAATCAGATACTGGGTAAAAACCAGCTCAGCCTTGCTAAATATTTGTTTATTTCAGCACATGAAGATAATCCGCAATTGGATATTTATGATATTCCGGCGTTTTTGGGGCATATCCTTGAACGCATAGACCTTTCTCGAGATGTTCATTTTCAGACCAATACGACTATTGATACCTTGGATTATTCTGGAGATGGACTAAATGCCGGTTCAAAGGTGGTTTTTGCTGCCGCTGGTACAAAGAAAAGAACATTAGGCCGTGAATTGCCAGCCAATTTTGAGCTGCCACGTCCTTTTAATCAGGCAAAATTTGTCATACCAGGTGTGATTGCGATCGATGGACAGGCATTCTCCACATACGAGAGCGAATCGAAAATTATGGCGGAATGGTGTCGCGCTGCCGCTGCAAGCTCCTGGGAAGGTTTTCCGTTGATTGTTTTATGTGATGATGCTAACTTTACCGCTGCTACTGTCAATAACTTTGTTTGGACAACATTTACCCGGAGTAATCCTGCGTATGATATTTATGGAATAAATAGTTTTACAGCATTTAAACATTGGGGTTGTGAAGGTCCACTGATTATTGATGCGCGAACAAAACCCCATCATGCCCCGGCTTTGATTAAAGATGAAGCGGTAGAAAGACGTGTGGATCAGCTTGCTGCAAAGGGAGGCTCGCTTCATGGAGTTATTTAA
- a CDS encoding HopJ type III effector protein, protein MNTAELLIKSKGSELQFQEVLAHIADQYSYSPSAFQNGTLKNSKEENQGSAKVFYFARLNSLSKEDTLRLFAEHYQNVLDNPEGEGHQNIRQFRTNGWDGILFEQEVLVKK, encoded by the coding sequence ATGAATACAGCAGAATTATTGATTAAATCAAAAGGAAGCGAATTACAGTTTCAGGAAGTATTGGCGCATATTGCCGATCAGTATAGCTATAGTCCCAGTGCATTTCAGAATGGGACGCTGAAAAATTCGAAAGAAGAAAATCAAGGTAGTGCAAAAGTTTTCTATTTTGCCCGGTTGAATAGTCTTTCAAAGGAGGATACCTTACGCCTTTTTGCCGAGCATTATCAGAATGTACTCGATAATCCTGAGGGAGAGGGACATCAGAACATTCGTCAATTTAGGACGAATGGCTGGGATGGGATCCTATTTGAGCAAGAGGTATTGGTAAAGAAATAA